GACGTGGACGAGGCCGCGGGCAGGCTCGCCGAGGTGCTGCGCCAGGAGCACGCCGACCTGCTGCTGAGCTACGACCCCAACGGCGGCTACGGCCACCGCGACCACGTGAAGGTGCACCACGTCGGCGCACGGGCGGCGGCGCTGACCGGGGTGCGCGTACTGGAGGGCACGGTCCCGGTGCCGGGCTCGGAGAAGAGGAACCGGTACAGCCCCCGCAGCGCGATCACTCACCGTTACGACGTGCGGCGCTACGCCCGGCAGAAGCAGGCCGCGCTCGCCGCGCACCGCACGCCGCTCTCCGGCAACGGCAGGTCGGCGGCGCTGTTCAGGGCGATGGTGCGGATGCCGGTACCCCTCTTCGGCGCACTCTTCGGCCGAGAGTGGTTCGTGGAGCGCCCTCACCAGCACGGATGAGCGGCGTGCCCGAAATCGGGCACGGAACTTGAGTCGGGAGCCGCGGTCTGACACGCTCGCCCCTCGTGAGTGAAGACGGGGCGGGCGATCTGGTCCGGCACGTGTCGGCCACCACCGGCCTGCCCCCGTCGACGGCGGCCAGGGTGGTCGCCGACGTCGTGGCGTACTTCGGCGAGAGCGCCGAGGACTACGTACGGCGACGGCACTCCGAGCTCCAGCGCCAGCAGCTGCGCAACGCCGAGATCTGGGGCGTGCTCGCGGCTGAGCTGCGGCGGCGGCCGGTGGCCGCTCCCGCGTTCAGCGAGCGGCAGCTGCGGCGCATCGTGTACGGGTGAAGGGAAACCGACAGGCGTGTGCGGCATCGTTGGATACATCGGCAGGCGGCAGGCCGCGCCCATCCTCGTGGAGGGTCTGCACCGGCTGGAGTACCGCGGCTACGACTCCGCCGGGCTGGCGACCCCCGAGGCGGACGGCTTCCGGGTCATCAAGACCGAGG
The window above is part of the Allokutzneria albata genome. Proteins encoded here:
- a CDS encoding PIG-L deacetylase family protein, with amino-acid sequence MGNVVAFHAHPDDEALLTGGTLARLADEGHRVVIVVATDGCMGEADGVRLDELCTSAEVLGAQRVVHLGYADSGHGPLLYDDPADRTRFARADVDEAAGRLAEVLRQEHADLLLSYDPNGGYGHRDHVKVHHVGARAAALTGVRVLEGTVPVPGSEKRNRYSPRSAITHRYDVRRYARQKQAALAAHRTPLSGNGRSAALFRAMVRMPVPLFGALFGREWFVERPHQHG